A genomic stretch from Terriglobus sp. RCC_193 includes:
- a CDS encoding TlpA disulfide reductase family protein — MKLSGRVLASSLAAVSLLQFTPALFAQTSSAKLTTGVWQGVAKVRDTEIPITIRISRNGSKLEAAFLNGPATNPDISPASSVTLDGNHLVASFDYFARTLDATVDGDSLTGTYGATHPGKRPAPPTPFTAKRVAKLSDPTSSPNAPNISGSWEIATKSNKGEGAWELRIDPPTGKSPVIKAAIQRIDGDTGGLWGTWNGNSYTLGHFTAAGGAAYSITPQADGTLIVKSLLGGVHGSSPEFTAHRPDEARKLNLPTPTDTTQQTSIKDPNAPLTFSFPDLNGKVLSNTDAQFRGKVVIVAIGGSWCPNCHDEAGLLVSLYKRFHSKGLEIVNLDFEQGDPETDTSRLKAFVQHYGITYPVLLAGTTDQLNEKIPQGVNLNCWPTSFFVGRDGLVKETHAGFAGPGNTAGHIALEHEVTALVEKLLAQPAPSQSAKLN; from the coding sequence ATGAAGCTTTCTGGACGCGTACTCGCATCCTCCTTGGCTGCTGTGTCTCTTCTGCAGTTCACGCCTGCGCTATTTGCACAAACCTCATCCGCGAAACTGACAACAGGTGTATGGCAAGGCGTGGCAAAGGTGCGTGATACCGAAATTCCCATTACCATCCGTATTTCGCGTAATGGATCTAAGTTAGAAGCAGCGTTTCTCAATGGCCCTGCGACCAATCCTGATATCTCTCCTGCCAGTTCAGTAACGCTCGATGGCAATCATCTCGTAGCGTCATTCGATTACTTCGCGCGCACGCTTGACGCTACTGTAGACGGTGATTCGCTGACAGGAACCTATGGCGCAACGCATCCGGGCAAGCGCCCCGCGCCTCCCACGCCATTCACCGCAAAGCGCGTCGCGAAACTGTCGGATCCAACTTCATCGCCGAATGCTCCTAACATCTCCGGCTCCTGGGAGATTGCCACGAAGAGCAACAAGGGTGAAGGCGCATGGGAATTACGAATTGATCCGCCTACTGGGAAATCTCCTGTAATCAAAGCAGCCATTCAGCGTATTGACGGCGATACTGGCGGCCTATGGGGCACATGGAATGGAAACAGCTATACGCTGGGACATTTCACCGCAGCGGGTGGCGCAGCCTATTCCATAACGCCTCAGGCAGACGGAACGCTCATAGTGAAGAGCCTTCTTGGCGGAGTTCATGGCTCATCGCCTGAATTCACCGCACATCGGCCAGACGAAGCGCGGAAGCTCAATCTACCCACCCCTACCGACACAACGCAACAAACCTCCATCAAAGACCCCAATGCGCCACTCACCTTCAGCTTTCCTGATCTGAATGGCAAGGTGCTTTCTAATACCGATGCGCAGTTCCGTGGCAAAGTGGTCATCGTTGCGATAGGCGGCTCATGGTGCCCCAACTGCCACGACGAAGCTGGCCTTCTCGTGAGCCTGTATAAGCGCTTCCATTCCAAAGGGCTTGAGATCGTGAACCTTGACTTCGAACAGGGCGATCCGGAAACCGATACGTCTCGTCTGAAGGCCTTCGTCCAGCACTATGGCATCACCTATCCCGTGCTTCTTGCTGGAACAACCGATCAACTCAACGAGAAAATCCCACAGGGTGTCAATCTTAACTGCTGGCCTACTTCGTTCTTCGTTGGCCGCGATGGTCTGGTGAAAGAAACCCATGCAGGCTTTGCAGGCCCCGGCAACACCGCCGGCCACATTGCACTCGAACACGAAGTTACAGCCCTGGTAGAGAAGCTGCTTGCACAACCTGCTCCCAGCCAAAGCGCAAAGCTGAACTAA
- a CDS encoding carboxymuconolactone decarboxylase family protein, with translation MRWRCGILHTQIGDWKMATVRLWTDDDVAADARCNAVFDDIRATRKSDFVNNFWRALANQPDLLEQTWARVKKVMIEPGALDPLTKELIYIAVSTVNSCIYCTHSHTAAARAKGLTEEQYGEFLAVVSTAAHTNSLANALQIPVDPEFLS, from the coding sequence ATGCGATGGAGATGTGGCATCCTGCATACGCAGATTGGAGACTGGAAGATGGCTACGGTACGACTATGGACAGACGATGATGTGGCAGCGGACGCTAGGTGCAACGCTGTATTTGATGACATCCGGGCGACCCGCAAATCAGATTTTGTAAATAATTTCTGGCGAGCGCTTGCCAATCAACCGGATCTGTTGGAACAGACATGGGCGCGAGTGAAGAAGGTAATGATTGAGCCTGGGGCGCTCGATCCGCTCACGAAAGAACTGATCTACATTGCAGTCTCTACCGTGAATAGCTGCATCTATTGCACGCATTCACACACCGCTGCAGCGCGTGCCAAGGGACTTACTGAGGAACAGTACGGTGAGTTTCTTGCAGTTGTCAGTACGGCGGCCCATACCAATTCGCTTGCCAATGCGCTTCAGATTCCAGTGGATCCGGAATTCCTTTCCTGA